GAACTTGCCCGGGAGGATGGGTTGATCAGTTCGTCGTCGCCCAAAAATACGCCGGAGTTTATGCAAAAACTGGGTTTTAAAGACCCGAAAATACAGTTGAAGGACATTGTCGATTGGCCGCCGGCCCAAAAGGATACGGGCTGGAAACTGGCCACCGCCGAAGGCGAACGGGATGGCTACGTTTTTACGCCCATCAACACCATGGTAAACTGTTTCTTTTACAAAAACATGGAAATCATGGCCGAATTTGCCCGTATTCTCCGCAAATCAGACGATGAGCGACAGTTTCAGACCTTGGCGATCAAAGCCAAAAATGCCATCAATGAAAAATTATTTAACCCGAAAACGGGGGCGTACATTGACGGTGAAGGTACCGACCACTCCTCGCTGCACGCCAACATGATGGCATTGGCCTTTGGTATTACGCCCGACATCCACAAAAAGTCGGTCGCCAATTTTATCAAATCCCGGGGCATGGCGTGCAGCGTGTACGGCTCACAGTATCTGTTGGAAGCCCTTTACAACGCCAACGAAGCCGATTATGCCCTGCAACTGATGACCGCCACGCACGACCGCAGTTGGTGGAACATGATAAAGATCGGCTCTACCATGACTCTGGAGGCGTGGGACACCAAATACAAGCCAAACCTCGACTGGAACCATGCGTGGGGCGCGGCACCCGCTAACATTGTCGCCCGCAATATGTGGGGCATTCAACCCAAAACGGCAGGCGGAAGCATCGTATACATCAAGCCGCAATTAGGCACGCTTTCGTCTTCCGAAATCACCGTGCCCTTGATGAAAGGACTTATCAAAGCATCGTACCGGCGCAAAAGCAGAATTCTTCAGGAATACACCTTCGAACTGCCCGCCAACGTATCGGCAGAGTTGGAATTGAAGTACGCCCCCGAAGATACGATCCTGCTGAACGGAACGAAAGCCGATACTTCCTTCGGTACCCTGAGATTGTCGCCGGGCATCCATACGGTGGTGTTAAATGTCAATACGTTTTAAGCAGTACCGTTGTGCCACACTTAAAGTCCTCCCTGACAGGGGAGGATTTAGGAGGGGTTACCCCAATGGTGTACTCAACCGACCGTCTTTCTCAGAAATTCCGATACCTTTGTTCCTTTCTCAATATTCCGACCAAAATCATTGAGAAAGGATAACGTTATCCCAACATGCCCAAAGAAAAGCCCCAAAAACCGCCGCTGCTGCTGACCGTCACCGAACCCGTCGAATTGATGACGTTTCTGTTGGCACAGCTTCCCCATAAGAACCGCAACAACATCAAAACGCTGCTCCATGACCGGCATATCCGGGTCGAAGGCAGCGTACAGACGAAGTACAACTATTCGCTGCAGCCCAATCAGCGCGTGGAAGTGCACTGGACGCGAGGTTCCAAAGAAAATGTTTACCGTGGCCTCAACATTTTGTTTGAAGACGCGCACCTGATCGTCATCGAAAAGCAGGAAGGATTGCTTTCGATCTCGGCCAACAATAAGGAATCCCAAACGGCCTACAACACGCTGAGTGCGCACGTAAAGAAGCAACATCCTTCCAATAAGATCTTCATCGTCCACCGCCTCGACCGCGACACCTCGGGTGTGATGGTGTTTGCCAAAAGCGAAAGGGTCAAAGCCCTTTTGCAGGAAAGCTGGGAACCCACCACCAAAGAGCGTACGTACATCGCCGTGGCCGAAAAACCTTTCAAAGAGCCTTCGGGCACCGTCACGTCGTACCTGAACGAAAGCAAGGCCCTCATTGTGTATTCAAGTCAAAACCCCGCGCAGGGCCAATTGGCCATTACGCATTATGAGGTGTTGAAACAAAATGCCCATTTTGCCCTGTTGAAAGTCAACCTCGAAACCGGTCGTAAAAACCAGATCCGCGTTCATTTGCAGGACTTGGGCCACTCCATTGTGGGTGATAAAAAATACGGAGCCGTCACTAATCCCATTGCGCGGTTGGGCCTTCACGCGTGGGTTTTGGCCTTTGTTCATCCAATAACCCACGAAAAACTTCGTTTTGAAACTACCGTTCCGAAAAAGTTTTTGGAATTGTTCTCCCGATAATTAACTTTATTTACTCACCCTTAAACAACTACCGACATGGCAAAAGATAAGCCCGGCAAGGAAAAGAAAAAAGAGCCGGAAAAAACCACTAAAGAGAAAAAAGCCGAGAAAAAGGCTAAAAAAGACGGCAAGAGCAAAAGCACTTTGTAACGTCATCAACCCTCCCCGGCAACCTGTGTCGGGGATGTTTTTTTTCGGCCCTTTCGTAGGTACCCAATTCCTGTTAACTTTGTTGTAGGTCCTTATATTCCTCCATTAAACCATGGCTGAAAACAAAACCCAACCCACCGACCAAAGTGTGGATGCGTTCATTGAAAGCATCGACCATGAGCAACGGCGTAATGACAGCCGACTGATCGCGGAAATGATGCAACGCGCCGCCCAAAGTGCCCCGCGCATGTGGGGTGCGAGCATTATCGGCTTTGGCGACACTCACTACAAATACGCTTCCGGTCGCGAAGGGGACTGGTTTCCGGTGGGCTTTTCGCCCCGCAAACAAAACCTGGTGCTCTACCTGACCTGCGGCCTCACACCTCTGGAAGAAGACCTCCAACGGTTGGGCAAACACAAAACCGGCGTTGGGTGCCTTTATATCGCCAAACTGTCTGACATCAGCCTGCCGGTACTGGAAGAGATCATCCAAAAAGCCGTACAATTGGGCCCTCTGTCGTTGAAGTAACCTGCTTTTTAAACACAGAATCAATCATCATCCCTCGTCATTATCCCTATTTACCGTGTCTTCCAAAACTTTTTTCTGCATTGATGCCCACACCTGCGGCAATCCCGTCCGCGTCGTAGCCGGCGGCGGCCCCATTCTTGAAGGTCGCAACATGAGCGAAAAACGCCAGCATTTTCTCCGCGAATACGACTGGATTCGCAAAGGTCTGATGTTTGAACCGCGCGGCCACGACATGATGTCGGGCAGTATCCTGTATCCGCCCCACGACCCCGAAAACGACGTAGCGGTGCTGTTTATCGAAACCAGCGGCTGCCTGCCCATGTGCGGCCACGGCACCATCGGCACCATCACCATCGCCATTGAGCACGGCCTCATCCGCCCCAAAACGCCCGGTATCGTGCGCATGGAAGCCCCGGCGGGATTGGTACTCATCAGCTACGTACAGGAAGGCAGCAAGGTCAAGTCCGTCAAGCTCGTCAACGTACCCTCTTACCTCGCCGCCGAAGGCATCGAAGCCGAATGCCCCGGCCTCGGCACGCTCAAAATGGACGTGGCCTACGGAGGCAATTTTTACGCCATCGTGGATGTACAGGAAAATTTTCCCGGACTGGAGCATTACAAAGCCGAGCAACTCATCGGTTGGGCGCGGGTATTGCGCCAACGCATCAACGAAAAATACACCTTCGTTCATCCCAACGATCCCACCATCAACGGCCTCAGCCACATCGAATGGACGGGCGCGGTCATTGACCCGACTTCTTCGGCCCGCAACGCGGTTTTTTACGGCGATAAGGCCATCGACCGCTCGCCCTGCGGTACGGGTACCTCGGCGCGCATGGCACAGTGGGCCGCCCAAGGCAAACTGAAAAAAGGGGATCGGTTCATCCACGAAAGCATCATCGGCAGCAAGTTCATCGGGACGGTTGAGGATTATGCCAAAGTAGGTGAGCACGACGCCATCATTCCGGGCGTGGAAGGCTGGGCCAAAGTCTACGGTCTCAACACCATCACCATCGACCCCGATGACGATCCGTACGCGTATGGATTTCAGGTGATATAAGTAAAAACCCATTTGACTAAAGAATTATGCAGGAAGAAAACCGGGTCATTGAGTACTTCATTCATGCCTTCACACACCTTCGTCGTGATGCCAAAAAAGGCGGTGCTCCACACAAACCCGTTTTACTTCCTGCCATTATTCATGAATACGAGTCGGGGCGAATTACCGATAATCGTATCTTTATTACCCCTGAACTAACGCACTCTTTCTCAGCCTTTTGGAATCAACTTTTTGCCACCGCCCACGATAAGAGTTTTGCCTTGCCCTTCTATCACCTGTCGGGCGAAAAGGGTAATTGGTGGCAATTGATTCCTACTGTCGGTTGTGAAATTTGGATTGAAAACCCGGGGTCTATGCGAAGGTTCGGCAATTTGAGCGCCGCCGTTGCCTATGCTGAAATTGACCCAAATTTGGCGGTATTGCTTTTAATGCAAGAAAGCCGTGAGATGGTCGAGTAAAAGTTTTTGGGTGATTCTAATTAGCCTCTACCGAGGCTAAACATTTGTAGTAGCGGTATAGTTTTTTTAGTTCTTAGCTTCGGAAAAGCGCAACCGAGTACTATGTTACGCTTCTCCGAAGCTGATCCACTCAACTATTCTGTTATTACTACAAAGGTTGTGCTTCCGCGCAGCAGACCGTTCCGAAGCAATAATACATTAAAAATTATGCTTGACTATTCTGACACGGCACATGCTGCCAATTCTTCTTTAAGCCTTTCCGGCCAACGTAAACGCAGACATCGTTCAATAAGACCATTTTGGTAGAGTAAAGATATTTCTTTAGGTTTTGAGTAAAGAATCAAAAACGGCATCTATGGTTATTACTGAGGCAAGAAACGTACCTTTAATCAATGAAGTAAAAGTAATTGTGTATTTGGTTTTATATCATCAACTGCGTTTTTGAGCGCGTCTTTACCTTTGTAATCAACTCATTTAAGCCTGCTGATTTATGGAAATCAGGGTTGTGTATTACCACAATGGTTTTGAGAGCAGGTGGGTTATTTTTCAGGAAATCCTGCACGTAAGCAATGAATATATCACCGGTCATATTACCATGGTGCGAGTATGTCTTCAAGGTATTGTCAGTCTGAAAAAAACCTGCTGTTGTAAGCACATTACCTCTCAAGGCCGGCAACTCATTAGCGTTTTTCTTTGGCAACCAATCATATACAGAGTTGGGATTGAGGCCGATCCCCGACTCATCACGCTGCTCCGTTGCGATAATACCATAGGTGTATTTTCCCTTCTTTATGGCCTTTTTCCAAATCCTTGATTTTCAACTTAAAGAAATCAAACATCCAGGCATCTCGTTGTAATTTTAGGCTTTTGCGTACTCGTCGCCAACTGAATCCGGCGGCCTTCAAAATTTTTATCAATGTCCATTTACTGACCACACCACCCTTACAACGTTCTGTCACGTTTTTTTTCTCCGCAGTCAGCTTACCGGGACGTATTTTTTCGGCATCATGCTTCAAAAATACCAAAACTCGAAAACTGATACTTCACTCCTTAAATAAAAGATGTTTATGTTGATAACAGGAGGTTGTGATAAAAAAGCAACGTTCATCGCCTGAAAAAGAGATACGTTTGGGGCCCATAGTTCAGTATAGATTTTAACGCAAATGGCATTGTTTCAGGCGTTGGCGATTTTGAGAAATCGCCTGCACAATACTGTGACGTCATAAGAGATTACGGGTAACTTTCTGTGTATCAGGCTTGGATGTGAGGCGTGTTTCTCAAAACCTCTTTCAAAGACAGTGCTGATTTCCAGTCAAAAGACGGGGTTATGAGTAACCTCACAGGGCGGTTTTGAGAATCGCAGCGGCGACCCGCCCGATTGCTTACGTCAACGTCTCCCAGGTCACTTCTACAAAATCACGGGCGGGCGCGTCGCAGGTAGGGCATACGTACGAAGACGACAAGGGAGCGGGTCGGTTGGCAACGGTGAGGCAGTGTTTGCACCGCATCACTTTTTCGGTTACGATGGGTTTGAGCGTGGCCGTAGTTCGCGTCAGGCCCGCTTTCTTTTCGGTCGATAATTGTTCGTAGTATTTCTGCGTTAAGCGGCGCAATACTTCGGGGAGGTTTTTGCGGGCTACGTCGGCGGCAAAGGTTTCCCAATCCGTATTGCCAATGAAAAAATCAGGGGAATGCACAATGCGAAAGCGTTCGTATTCGGAAGAAAGCGGCTCAATGACAATCGTAGAGGTAGTGTCGGCACTGCGCAGCCCAATGCTGAAACTTAGGCTGGACGTACGAATACGCGTGCGTTCAAAGGCATCGACGAGCTCCGTTTTGAGTCGCAGGGCCGCCGCGTCAGCGTCGGGCAGTTGCCAGTTAAGCTCCAGCGACGAATAATGCGTGGGAATGCCCCAAAGTCCCAATAGTTTTTCCCATTGATAAATGGTTTCCTTGGGAATGTCGCGTACAATGAACGTCTTGAACGGGGTAGGGTAGAGACGACCGATCTTGGTGTCTTTGCACAACTGACAGAGGGCGCCAATAAAGGAGGCTTCAAACTCATTATCCCGTTGATACAGTCCGATCCAGTAGCGTTCGTCATAACGATAAATGCCCTCGTGGTGCGGATAGGGTTTGGACGTAAGCCTGAGTTCTTCGCGGACTCTTCGCGTACGGCCCTTAAATCGGGAGGTAACCGACTGAAATAACGCTTCAAAACTGCCGATAGCGCCGGGCGCATTTAAGGTATTTTCGATGGTTTTGACCCATTCGGCAATTTGTTCGCCATCCACCAGTTCCGGCCATACTTTCAAGGCTCCCAAGACGGGCAGATTGATCGCCATATACCAAAACGAAGGGGTGGGAGAGGCAATGAAATTGACCTCACCCGTCAGTGGACGAATCAGCTCTTGGGTAGGGTCAATGAGGTTTATTTTGAAGCGTGGTTTTACGTCGAATGAATCCAGAATGTCCAGGTAATCGCCTGACCGCAACCACGATACTTTAGGGAAAATATTCTGGGCTACCACCGATGAAACAATATTGGGATGGACCGGTACCGCTTCTTCGACGGAAAATCCCTGCCCTCCCAACTGCTGACGCAATACCGGGAGCTGCGCATCTGTACAGCGAATCAACAGATCCTGCCGAAAGCCCACTTCCATCTTTCCTAATGCCCATTGATGCGATACCGACGCCAATCGTTGAAGTTCGTCGGGAGTCACTACGCCGCCCGGGGTGGAAATACGGAGGTAAGCCATGGATGGTAAGTTTTGAATCGGTTCGTTTATCTGTTTTTTGCTGATACGCCTTCACGGCCTTTTTGTACGGTTTTCAATGTCTTGAGCCCTATCCTTCCGTGTTTCGGACAGCACACGGTTGATTTCCGTTTTTACGATGCAATAAGGACACTGAAACGGTCAGT
Above is a window of Runella slithyformis DSM 19594 DNA encoding:
- a CDS encoding RluA family pseudouridine synthase, whose amino-acid sequence is MPKEKPQKPPLLLTVTEPVELMTFLLAQLPHKNRNNIKTLLHDRHIRVEGSVQTKYNYSLQPNQRVEVHWTRGSKENVYRGLNILFEDAHLIVIEKQEGLLSISANNKESQTAYNTLSAHVKKQHPSNKIFIVHRLDRDTSGVMVFAKSERVKALLQESWEPTTKERTYIAVAEKPFKEPSGTVTSYLNESKALIVYSSQNPAQGQLAITHYEVLKQNAHFALLKVNLETGRKNQIRVHLQDLGHSIVGDKKYGAVTNPIARLGLHAWVLAFVHPITHEKLRFETTVPKKFLELFSR
- a CDS encoding DUF1801 domain-containing protein; protein product: MAENKTQPTDQSVDAFIESIDHEQRRNDSRLIAEMMQRAAQSAPRMWGASIIGFGDTHYKYASGREGDWFPVGFSPRKQNLVLYLTCGLTPLEEDLQRLGKHKTGVGCLYIAKLSDISLPVLEEIIQKAVQLGPLSLK
- a CDS encoding 4-hydroxyproline epimerase is translated as MSSKTFFCIDAHTCGNPVRVVAGGGPILEGRNMSEKRQHFLREYDWIRKGLMFEPRGHDMMSGSILYPPHDPENDVAVLFIETSGCLPMCGHGTIGTITIAIEHGLIRPKTPGIVRMEAPAGLVLISYVQEGSKVKSVKLVNVPSYLAAEGIEAECPGLGTLKMDVAYGGNFYAIVDVQENFPGLEHYKAEQLIGWARVLRQRINEKYTFVHPNDPTINGLSHIEWTGAVIDPTSSARNAVFYGDKAIDRSPCGTGTSARMAQWAAQGKLKKGDRFIHESIIGSKFIGTVEDYAKVGEHDAIIPGVEGWAKVYGLNTITIDPDDDPYAYGFQVI
- a CDS encoding transposase; translation: MWKKAIKKGKYTYGIIATEQRDESGIGLNPNSVYDWLPKKNANELPALRGNVLTTAGFFQTDNTLKTYSHHGNMTGDIFIAYVQDFLKNNPPALKTIVVIHNPDFHKSAGLNELITKVKTRSKTQLMI
- a CDS encoding rubredoxin-type Fe(Cys)4 protein codes for the protein MAYLRISTPGGVVTPDELQRLASVSHQWALGKMEVGFRQDLLIRCTDAQLPVLRQQLGGQGFSVEEAVPVHPNIVSSVVAQNIFPKVSWLRSGDYLDILDSFDVKPRFKINLIDPTQELIRPLTGEVNFIASPTPSFWYMAINLPVLGALKVWPELVDGEQIAEWVKTIENTLNAPGAIGSFEALFQSVTSRFKGRTRRVREELRLTSKPYPHHEGIYRYDERYWIGLYQRDNEFEASFIGALCQLCKDTKIGRLYPTPFKTFIVRDIPKETIYQWEKLLGLWGIPTHYSSLELNWQLPDADAAALRLKTELVDAFERTRIRTSSLSFSIGLRSADTTSTIVIEPLSSEYERFRIVHSPDFFIGNTDWETFAADVARKNLPEVLRRLTQKYYEQLSTEKKAGLTRTTATLKPIVTEKVMRCKHCLTVANRPAPLSSSYVCPTCDAPARDFVEVTWETLT